One Rhodothermales bacterium DNA window includes the following coding sequences:
- a CDS encoding sulfotransferase, giving the protein MASDTSTPRLPDFLILGAAKAGTTALYLYLSQHPGLFASPLRETNFFALEGTTPSFSGPGDDAAVNRRAVTRWEAYLKLFAGAKPGQRAGECSPLYLYHPDAAARIAERLPEARLVVLLRNPAERAYASYLHLVRDGREPASTFEEGLAREAERIAAGWEHLWHYRAMGLYGEQLARYVDRFDPDRIKLIRYEDFCRDPGRAVSAVAAFLGLDAGFSPDLSRRPNRSGVPRMRGLYRLLASPPLRRVARAIVPAGMRGKLGAAMDDALLVRPPMAPATRAALLDGYREDAARLTRCTGVDVSDWFSSPSEAS; this is encoded by the coding sequence ATGGCATCCGACACGTCGACGCCCCGCCTGCCCGATTTTCTGATCCTCGGCGCCGCCAAGGCCGGCACGACGGCGCTGTACCTCTATCTCAGCCAGCACCCGGGCCTCTTCGCGTCGCCGCTGAGGGAAACGAACTTCTTCGCGCTCGAAGGGACCACCCCGTCGTTTTCGGGTCCCGGCGACGACGCGGCGGTGAACCGGCGCGCCGTGACGCGCTGGGAGGCGTATCTGAAGCTGTTCGCCGGCGCGAAGCCCGGTCAGCGGGCCGGCGAGTGCTCTCCGCTCTACCTGTACCATCCGGATGCCGCCGCCCGTATCGCGGAGCGGCTGCCCGAGGCGCGGCTGGTGGTTCTGCTCCGCAATCCGGCCGAGCGTGCCTATGCGAGTTATCTGCACCTGGTGCGCGACGGGCGCGAGCCGGCCTCGACGTTCGAGGAGGGGCTGGCGCGGGAAGCGGAACGCATCGCCGCCGGCTGGGAGCACCTCTGGCATTACCGGGCCATGGGGCTGTACGGGGAACAGCTGGCGCGGTATGTGGATCGGTTCGATCCGGATCGGATCAAGCTGATCCGGTACGAGGATTTTTGCCGGGATCCGGGACGTGCGGTCTCCGCGGTGGCGGCGTTTCTCGGCCTCGACGCCGGCTTTTCGCCGGATCTCTCCCGCCGGCCGAACCGGTCCGGCGTCCCGCGGATGCGCGGCCTGTACCGGCTGCTCGCGAGCCCGCCGCTGCGCCGGGTGGCGCGGGCGATCGTGCCGGCCGGGATGCGCGGCAAGCTCGGCGCCGCGATGGACGACGCGCTGCTCGTCCGTCCCCCGATGGCGCCGGCCACGCGCGCCGCGCTGCTCGACGGCTATCGCGAGGACGCGGCACGGCTGACCCGCTGCACGGGCGTCGACGTGTCCGACTGGTTTTCATCTCCATCCGAGGCCTCATGA
- a CDS encoding C25 family cysteine peptidase, which yields MRGRYALAVSIALLAFGAMPARGQFDPGWMNPGQPYVKLGVVEDGIYRFSLADLAGAGVATGGIDTATLTLLENGRVVPLHEEGGVFYFAGRRNRGDDEAWAYDDEADTRRSSSFHSLYSDTTQYWLTWGGGPGRRYASIPPDRYAGGPENPATLRDTLHLEQDLVYYYGDSDDAAQPAYTRGEGYYWHTLAHTGTETVSQAYSLSLDGMTAGTDSVVVTVRLSGSSLPRHRVTLTLRTNGNPVGCATCEDEIDWNGYAFQTLRVAAPQSALAGAVSVLVSSHNEFNSVPNRVLVDWVRAAYTRARSARQTTWVSAASGRSNTTLAADGAGALLVLQPAGGHAFSLAASGGSFAFADSIDAPTRYWLAADGAAAVPAAIEPASPPDWADPANAADYILITTPSLAASAEALAAYRQTQDGFTTRVILQADLFDQFDYGRPTPIAIRRFLQATRAWATPPRFVVFWGDALRPEDGRARRPLQPWEVIPFGYSPSDGWFAMTGEGRSETLAVGRLPIRDNATGAFFVQKLARYESAPAGIWQKRLMLLVGGQNESEQNLLQNRALRWGDIAAGNPTAMDTLRFFKNASTPLDPSFQDSLSLAFKSGAAWLSYFGHSAADTWEIVTDDPETFDNADRLPIVLSMGCNTGNFAGGRFEVTDRLVFGERIVLSSMNGAIAHWGSSSASTISLPALLTNHVHEAVFQDTVRVLGTALQEAKRRFDVGSPGTNAVLDVLLQYGLIGDPATHIRIASQPDFVVTPDAISIDPISPVPADSALDVTVNVFNIGLVPADSVDLLLSQIRPDGAQVDVRRRVPPIALHDVLDFRIPIDTASVGTHRFSVTADPDNRYLEDDEANNRAEKTHTVFSTGLTLLDPFAYGVVRERQPRLRVALSRTGREEQTIRIELDTSPLFDSPALQSTSVATTGIVADWTPATPLDDGGTYYWRASLASDATAAWRMAAFTVDTAAPGYAWSQAGALFADAETDPFLVWDTDAGAWSISAFDVSVSASSERGNGIEKGQYVVNGERYEAVTLGFGMLVLDGATGALKYHNSFPTYRMSQELEDRFDTDSTRAVQRLGAAIADLDAGDYVFFRTRHLGNLSGPTLQPEVKALFAALGSAAIDTLSYNDLWIAFARAGFPEETVEWVEPAGAGFANEIVEDTTLTFLQPEGVAISPRIGPASRWETLEIDADVLDPSGSVRVDVLAEDETVLVADVPAGAPYALGAVDARTHPYLRLRATLADSTRRATPQLTQWRLFHTPAPELAVAPSGPVLSADTLAQAEQLTVTVPVVNLGPVPTSRAWITYTLTDNANRETVAGVDTLRVLEPDQPLIAQFALETERLSGVNRLAIRLEQDFTEPILLNNLLNATFVVRGDNAPPTFEVLVDDEALPNDPEPVRNLQDPALPFVSSQPTIQVTLRDENPFQPLDDTSYVRLQFDGRTVPFSSPNVDFQPATAEAGEARVFFTPDLSAADTTHTLVVRVFDASGNEAEDSPYQVHFRVQAAVEVESLYPYPNPMNTATTFAFRLRGADAALAEQFRIRIYTLTGRLIQEFDLIDDPSGLEDGALRIGWNKLHWDGRDADGDLIATGVYLYKVFARAEGRALEVNNKTGIEKLVVIR from the coding sequence ATGCGCGGCAGGTACGCGCTGGCCGTATCGATCGCCCTGCTCGCTTTCGGGGCCATGCCGGCCCGCGGGCAGTTCGACCCCGGATGGATGAACCCCGGGCAGCCCTACGTCAAGCTCGGCGTCGTTGAGGACGGCATCTACCGGTTTTCGCTCGCCGACCTCGCCGGCGCCGGCGTCGCCACGGGCGGCATCGACACGGCCACGCTGACGCTCCTCGAAAACGGACGCGTCGTCCCCCTCCACGAAGAGGGCGGCGTCTTCTATTTTGCCGGCCGACGCAACCGCGGCGACGACGAGGCCTGGGCGTACGACGACGAAGCCGACACCCGCCGGAGCAGCAGCTTCCATAGCCTCTACTCGGACACCACGCAGTACTGGCTCACCTGGGGCGGCGGACCGGGCAGGCGTTATGCGTCGATTCCGCCGGACCGCTACGCCGGCGGTCCGGAAAACCCCGCGACACTCCGCGACACCCTGCATCTCGAACAGGATCTGGTGTATTATTACGGCGACTCCGACGACGCCGCACAGCCGGCCTATACGCGCGGCGAAGGCTACTACTGGCATACGCTCGCCCACACGGGCACCGAAACGGTTTCGCAGGCCTATTCCCTCTCGCTGGACGGCATGACCGCCGGCACGGACTCCGTCGTCGTCACGGTGCGCCTCAGCGGCAGTTCCCTCCCGCGGCACCGGGTGACCCTTACGCTGCGGACGAACGGCAACCCCGTGGGGTGCGCCACCTGCGAGGACGAGATCGACTGGAACGGCTACGCCTTCCAGACCCTCCGCGTGGCCGCCCCGCAGTCGGCGCTCGCCGGCGCGGTCAGCGTCCTTGTTTCGTCGCACAACGAGTTCAACAGCGTCCCGAACCGGGTGCTGGTCGACTGGGTCCGGGCCGCCTACACCCGCGCCCGCTCGGCGCGGCAAACGACATGGGTCTCGGCCGCGTCCGGGAGGTCGAATACCACGCTCGCGGCCGACGGCGCGGGGGCGCTGCTCGTGCTCCAGCCGGCCGGCGGCCACGCGTTTTCCCTGGCCGCATCCGGCGGCAGCTTCGCCTTCGCCGATTCGATCGACGCCCCCACGCGCTACTGGCTCGCGGCCGACGGCGCGGCCGCCGTGCCGGCTGCCATCGAGCCGGCCTCGCCTCCCGACTGGGCCGATCCGGCCAACGCCGCCGATTATATCCTGATCACGACGCCCTCGCTGGCCGCTTCCGCCGAGGCGCTCGCCGCCTACCGCCAGACGCAGGACGGGTTTACGACGCGGGTCATCCTCCAGGCGGACCTCTTCGACCAGTTCGATTACGGCCGGCCGACGCCCATCGCGATCCGGCGCTTTCTCCAGGCCACCAGGGCCTGGGCGACGCCGCCGCGCTTCGTCGTCTTCTGGGGTGACGCCCTGCGGCCCGAGGATGGCCGCGCCCGCCGGCCCCTGCAGCCCTGGGAGGTCATCCCGTTCGGCTACTCGCCGTCCGACGGCTGGTTCGCCATGACCGGCGAAGGGCGTTCCGAGACGCTGGCCGTGGGCCGGCTCCCGATCCGTGACAACGCGACCGGCGCCTTCTTCGTCCAGAAGCTGGCGCGGTACGAGTCCGCGCCGGCGGGCATCTGGCAGAAACGCCTCATGCTGCTCGTCGGCGGGCAGAACGAATCCGAGCAGAACCTCCTCCAGAACCGCGCGCTGCGCTGGGGCGACATCGCCGCCGGCAACCCCACCGCCATGGACACGCTGCGGTTTTTCAAAAACGCGTCCACCCCGCTCGACCCGTCGTTTCAGGACTCGCTGAGCCTCGCGTTCAAGAGCGGCGCCGCCTGGCTGAGCTACTTCGGGCACTCGGCGGCGGATACGTGGGAAATCGTAACCGACGACCCCGAGACGTTCGACAACGCCGACCGGCTGCCGATCGTGCTCTCGATGGGATGCAACACCGGCAACTTCGCCGGCGGACGCTTCGAAGTGACCGACCGCCTCGTCTTCGGCGAACGCATCGTGCTCTCGTCGATGAACGGCGCCATCGCCCACTGGGGCTCGTCCAGCGCCTCCACCATCTCCCTGCCGGCGCTGCTGACGAACCATGTCCACGAGGCCGTTTTTCAGGATACCGTCCGGGTGCTCGGCACTGCCCTTCAGGAGGCAAAACGCCGGTTCGACGTCGGCTCGCCCGGCACGAACGCCGTCCTCGACGTGCTGCTGCAATACGGCCTCATCGGCGACCCGGCGACGCACATCCGCATCGCCAGCCAGCCCGATTTCGTCGTCACGCCCGACGCCATCAGCATCGACCCGATCAGCCCGGTGCCGGCGGACTCGGCGCTCGACGTCACCGTCAATGTCTTCAACATCGGCCTCGTGCCGGCCGACTCCGTCGACCTGCTGCTGTCCCAGATCCGGCCGGACGGCGCGCAGGTGGATGTGCGCCGGCGCGTCCCTCCCATCGCCCTCCACGACGTGCTCGACTTCCGCATCCCCATCGACACCGCCTCCGTCGGGACGCACCGTTTTTCCGTCACCGCCGACCCCGACAACCGGTACCTGGAGGACGACGAAGCCAACAACCGCGCGGAGAAAACCCACACCGTCTTTTCCACGGGGTTGACGCTGCTCGATCCCTTCGCCTACGGCGTGGTGCGCGAACGGCAGCCCCGGCTGCGGGTGGCGCTCTCGCGCACCGGCCGCGAGGAGCAGACGATCCGCATCGAACTCGACACCTCGCCCCTGTTCGACTCGCCGGCCCTGCAATCCACCTCCGTCGCCACGACCGGGATCGTCGCCGACTGGACGCCGGCCACCCCGCTCGACGACGGCGGGACCTACTACTGGCGCGCCTCGCTGGCCTCCGACGCGACGGCGGCCTGGCGGATGGCCGCCTTCACGGTCGATACGGCGGCGCCCGGATACGCCTGGAGCCAGGCCGGCGCGCTCTTCGCCGACGCCGAGACCGACCCCTTCCTGGTCTGGGACACCGACGCCGGCGCCTGGTCGATCAGCGCGTTCGACGTGTCCGTCAGCGCATCCTCGGAGCGCGGCAACGGGATCGAGAAAGGGCAATACGTGGTCAACGGCGAGCGCTACGAGGCCGTCACCCTCGGGTTCGGGATGCTGGTGCTCGACGGCGCCACCGGCGCCCTCAAATACCATAACTCGTTCCCCACCTACCGGATGAGCCAGGAGCTGGAGGACCGGTTCGACACCGATTCCACGCGCGCGGTGCAGCGGCTCGGCGCCGCCATCGCCGATCTGGACGCCGGCGACTATGTCTTCTTCCGCACCCGCCACCTCGGCAACCTCAGCGGCCCCACCCTCCAGCCCGAGGTGAAGGCGCTGTTCGCCGCGCTGGGGAGCGCCGCGATCGACACGCTGAGCTACAACGACCTGTGGATCGCGTTCGCCCGCGCCGGCTTCCCGGAGGAGACCGTCGAATGGGTCGAACCCGCCGGCGCCGGCTTCGCCAACGAAATCGTGGAGGACACGACGCTGACGTTCCTGCAGCCCGAAGGCGTGGCGATATCCCCGCGCATCGGGCCGGCCTCCCGCTGGGAAACACTCGAAATCGACGCCGACGTGCTCGACCCGTCGGGCAGTGTCCGCGTGGACGTGCTCGCCGAGGACGAGACCGTGCTCGTCGCCGACGTGCCGGCCGGGGCGCCCTACGCCCTCGGCGCGGTCGACGCGCGGACGCATCCCTACCTCCGCCTCCGCGCCACCCTGGCCGACTCGACGCGCCGCGCGACGCCGCAGCTCACGCAGTGGCGCCTCTTCCATACCCCCGCCCCGGAACTGGCCGTCGCGCCATCCGGACCGGTCCTCTCCGCCGACACCCTCGCGCAGGCCGAACAGTTGACGGTCACGGTGCCGGTCGTCAACCTCGGTCCGGTGCCGACCTCCCGGGCGTGGATTACCTACACCCTGACGGACAACGCCAACCGCGAGACGGTCGCCGGCGTCGACACCCTGCGCGTCCTCGAGCCGGACCAGCCCCTGATCGCGCAGTTCGCGCTGGAAACCGAGCGGCTATCGGGCGTGAACCGGCTGGCGATACGCCTCGAACAGGACTTCACGGAGCCGATCCTGCTCAACAACCTCCTGAACGCCACCTTCGTCGTCCGCGGCGACAACGCCCCGCCCACGTTCGAGGTGCTCGTGGACGATGAGGCGCTGCCCAACGACCCCGAGCCGGTGCGCAACCTCCAGGACCCCGCGCTCCCCTTCGTTTCCAGCCAGCCGACGATCCAGGTCACCCTGCGCGACGAAAACCCGTTCCAGCCGCTCGACGACACCAGCTACGTCCGGCTCCAGTTCGACGGCCGGACCGTGCCTTTCTCGAGCCCCAACGTCGACTTCCAGCCGGCCACCGCCGAGGCCGGCGAGGCCCGCGTCTTCTTCACGCCCGACCTCTCCGCGGCCGACACCACGCACACCCTCGTCGTTCGGGTGTTCGATGCCTCGGGCAATGAGGCGGAAGACAGTCCCTACCAGGTGCACTTCCGCGTCCAGGCCGCCGTCGAGGTCGAAAGCCTCTACCCCTACCCCAATCCCATGAACACGGCCACCACGTTCGCCTTCCGCCTCCGCGGCGCGGACGCCGCGCTTGCCGAGCAGTTCAGGATCCGGATCTATACCTTGACGGGCCGGCTCATCCAGGAATTCGACCTCATCGACGACCCGTCCGGCCTCGAGGACGGCGCCCTCCGCATCGGCTGGAACAAGCTCCACTGGGATGGCCGGGATGCCGACGGCGACCTGATCGCGACGGGCGTCTACCTGTACAAGGTCTTCGCCCGGGCCGAAGGCCGCGCCCTTGAGGTCAACAACAAAACCGGCATCGAAAAACTGGTGGTGATCCGGTAG
- a CDS encoding glycosyltransferase — MRFSLLVASRDRPAELSRCVASAARQQGVEAEIVVLDDASATPVARDRLDAGRFPLRLIRSETRLGVGAGRNRLMEEAAGDVFVVLDDDAFFIDDGALRRLAAALEFFPEAGLFALKIRDFRHGRERWLTPHPRRRQTSDLLAQSHRVSYFLGGAHALRREVLERCGPYPTSYVYGNEELDLSFRAIQHGFEIVFLADVEVHHRPPPDEPPGAGEYGERLYHHTRSRLLLAHAHLPAHRATVYSLGWMAVYGVRALRHGAAGAFASAVRDAWRMGRHVPREPIGRAAIAYLRAHFGRLWI; from the coding sequence TTGCGATTCTCCCTCCTCGTCGCCTCCCGGGACCGGCCGGCTGAACTGAGCCGGTGCGTCGCCAGCGCCGCGCGCCAGCAGGGCGTCGAGGCGGAGATCGTCGTGCTGGACGATGCCTCCGCGACGCCGGTGGCGCGCGACCGGCTCGACGCCGGCCGCTTTCCGCTGCGGCTCATCCGCTCCGAGACCCGGCTCGGCGTCGGCGCGGGCCGCAACCGGCTGATGGAGGAGGCGGCCGGCGACGTCTTCGTCGTGCTCGACGACGACGCGTTTTTCATCGATGACGGGGCGCTCCGGCGCCTCGCCGCCGCGCTGGAGTTCTTTCCGGAGGCCGGCCTCTTCGCGCTCAAGATCCGCGACTTCCGGCACGGCCGCGAACGATGGCTGACCCCGCATCCGCGCCGGCGGCAGACGAGCGATCTGCTCGCCCAGTCCCATCGGGTATCCTATTTCCTCGGCGGAGCGCACGCGCTGCGGCGCGAGGTGCTCGAGCGTTGCGGTCCGTATCCGACCTCCTACGTCTACGGCAACGAGGAACTCGACCTGTCCTTCCGCGCCATCCAACACGGCTTCGAGATCGTGTTTCTGGCGGATGTCGAGGTGCACCACCGTCCGCCGCCGGACGAGCCTCCGGGGGCCGGCGAATACGGCGAGCGGCTCTATCACCACACCCGGAGCCGGCTGCTGCTGGCGCACGCGCATCTGCCCGCGCACCGCGCCACCGTCTACAGCCTGGGCTGGATGGCCGTCTACGGCGTCCGCGCCCTCCGGCACGGCGCGGCGGGGGCCTTCGCCTCGGCGGTTCGGGATGCCTGGCGGATGGGGCGGCACGTCCCGCGCGAGCCCATCGGACGCGCCGCCATCGCTTACCTTCGCGCGCATTTTGGCCGATTATGGATCTGA
- a CDS encoding mannose-1-phosphate guanylyltransferase has protein sequence MIYAVIMAGGIGSRFWPKSRQDRPKQFLNVFGQATLIQNTVSRLQGLIPPERCLIVTHERYVQQTHEQLPAVPVENILAEPMSRNTAPCIAYAATQLLARDPDATMVVLPADHLIQNVKQFHKVLDVAIKQAQVPGALVTIGITPTHPETGYGYIQFDGTINMNEEPRPYAVKTFAEKPDQPTAESFIDSGDFLWNSGMFIWRADTIMAQFKEHLTDTYDAFKPYVEAIGTSREREVITEVFQKCPKISIDYGVMERAHSVFVVPGSFGWNDVGDWRAVYALSDKNEHGNAIQGNVIVHDSSRCLIQGGDRLVVLVGIHDVVVVDTEDAVLVCNQESAQQVKNVVDYLHVHQLDKYM, from the coding sequence ATGATATATGCAGTGATTATGGCCGGCGGCATCGGCAGCCGCTTCTGGCCCAAAAGCCGTCAGGATCGACCCAAGCAATTCCTCAACGTCTTCGGGCAGGCGACACTCATCCAGAACACCGTGTCCCGGCTCCAGGGGCTCATCCCGCCCGAGCGCTGCCTGATCGTCACACACGAACGCTACGTGCAGCAAACCCACGAGCAGCTGCCGGCCGTCCCGGTCGAGAACATCCTCGCCGAGCCCATGAGCCGCAATACGGCGCCGTGTATCGCCTATGCGGCGACGCAGCTCCTGGCGCGGGACCCCGACGCGACGATGGTCGTCCTGCCGGCGGACCATCTCATCCAGAACGTCAAACAGTTTCACAAGGTGCTGGATGTCGCCATCAAACAGGCCCAGGTGCCCGGCGCCCTCGTGACGATCGGCATCACCCCGACCCATCCCGAGACGGGATACGGCTACATCCAGTTCGACGGCACGATCAACATGAACGAGGAGCCGCGCCCTTATGCGGTCAAGACGTTCGCCGAAAAGCCCGACCAGCCGACCGCCGAGAGCTTTATCGATTCCGGCGATTTCCTCTGGAACAGCGGCATGTTCATCTGGCGCGCCGACACCATCATGGCGCAATTCAAGGAACATCTCACCGACACGTACGACGCGTTCAAGCCCTACGTGGAGGCCATCGGCACCAGCCGGGAGCGCGAGGTCATCACCGAGGTCTTCCAGAAATGCCCCAAGATTTCCATCGACTACGGCGTGATGGAACGTGCCCATAGCGTGTTCGTCGTGCCCGGGTCCTTTGGCTGGAACGACGTGGGCGACTGGCGCGCCGTGTACGCGTTGAGCGACAAAAACGAACACGGCAACGCGATCCAGGGCAATGTGATCGTACACGATTCGAGCCGCTGCCTCATCCAGGGCGGCGACCGGCTGGTCGTTCTGGTCGGGATCCACGATGTCGTCGTCGTCGACACCGAGGACGCCGTGCTGGTCTGCAACCAGGAGAGCGCCCAGCAGGTGAAGAACGTAGTGGATTACCTGCACGTCCACCAGCTGGACAAATACATGTAG
- the radC gene encoding DNA repair protein RadC, producing the protein MPPPDDTSSEPALDYHAPIHRWAESDRPREKLRKHGPSVLSDAELIALLLGTGTRTRGAPISAVQLGQALVRTFGSLHALSRRDHNALTRLSGVGAAKAAQLVAAFELGRRVESQQAGPRIQVRAPEDVAGVYGPLMRDLQREIFKIVLLNTANVIVGDFTISEGGLAASIVEPRAVFQKAILENAAGIICLHNHPSGNPEPSREDIRITRQLVEAGKLMGIPIHDHLIIAGKSYTSFAERGLLSG; encoded by the coding sequence ATGCCCCCGCCCGACGACACCTCCTCCGAACCCGCCCTCGACTACCACGCCCCCATCCACCGGTGGGCGGAATCCGACCGGCCGCGCGAGAAGCTGCGCAAGCACGGACCGTCCGTCCTCTCCGACGCCGAGTTGATCGCGCTCCTGCTCGGCACCGGCACGCGGACGCGCGGCGCGCCGATTTCCGCCGTGCAGCTCGGCCAGGCGCTGGTGCGGACGTTTGGATCGCTCCACGCGCTGTCCCGGCGCGACCACAACGCCCTCACGCGCCTCTCGGGGGTGGGCGCCGCGAAGGCGGCGCAGCTGGTGGCGGCGTTCGAGCTCGGCCGGCGGGTGGAGTCCCAGCAGGCCGGCCCCCGCATCCAGGTGCGCGCGCCGGAGGATGTCGCCGGCGTCTACGGCCCGCTCATGCGGGATCTCCAGCGGGAGATCTTCAAGATCGTCCTGCTCAATACCGCCAACGTCATCGTGGGCGACTTCACCATCAGCGAGGGCGGCCTCGCTGCCAGCATCGTCGAACCCCGCGCCGTATTCCAGAAAGCGATCCTGGAAAACGCCGCCGGCATCATCTGTCTCCACAACCATCCCTCCGGCAACCCCGAGCCCAGCCGCGAGGACATCCGCATCACGCGGCAGCTCGTCGAAGCCGGCAAGCTGATGGGCATCCCGATCCACGACCACCTCATCATCGCCGGCAAGAGCTATACCTCGTTCGCCGAGCGGGGGCTGCTGAGTGGGTGA
- a CDS encoding glycine--tRNA ligase, with amino-acid sequence MSDLFEKLVSLCKRRGFIFPSSEIYGGLSATYDYGPLGVELKRNVRDSWWQAMVYRHDNIAGLDAAILMHPTTWKASGHVDAFNDPLIDDKASKMRYRADQLIEGHIAKLRNKGKDAEADRVYQLLVDALNAEDMPKALYDIIMGEEIKGPDSGAFDWTEVRQFNLMFSTHIGPVADADSKIYLRPETAQGIFVNFHNVRETSRLAVPFGIAQIGKAFRNEIVARQFIFRMREFEQMEMQYFVKPGTQMEAFEAWKEKRLQWHLANGIPASKLQYHVHEKLAHYADAAVDIQYEFPFGWQEIEGIHSRTDFDLSRHQEYSGKKMEYFDTQTQERYIPYVVETSAGMDRTILMLLSEAYREEAVNGEEERVVLKFHPKIAPIKVAIFPLVKKDGMPEVAEAIDQDLRQHFNTFYDEKGAVGRRYRRMDEIGTPYCVTVDGQTIEDGTVTVRERDSMQQVRIPKENVSTYVFDGMRKWGA; translated from the coding sequence ATGTCCGATCTGTTCGAAAAACTCGTCTCTCTCTGCAAACGACGGGGCTTCATCTTCCCCTCTTCTGAAATCTACGGCGGCCTGAGCGCTACCTACGACTACGGCCCGCTCGGCGTAGAACTCAAGCGGAACGTGCGCGATTCGTGGTGGCAGGCGATGGTCTACCGGCACGATAACATCGCCGGCCTCGACGCGGCCATCCTCATGCACCCGACCACCTGGAAAGCCTCCGGCCACGTCGATGCCTTCAACGACCCGCTGATCGACGACAAGGCGTCGAAGATGCGCTACCGCGCCGACCAGCTCATCGAGGGGCATATCGCGAAGCTTCGCAACAAGGGAAAGGACGCCGAGGCGGATCGGGTTTACCAGCTGCTCGTCGATGCCCTTAACGCCGAGGACATGCCGAAGGCGCTCTACGACATCATCATGGGCGAGGAGATCAAGGGCCCCGACTCGGGCGCGTTCGACTGGACGGAGGTCCGCCAGTTCAACCTCATGTTCTCCACGCACATCGGCCCCGTGGCCGACGCCGATAGCAAGATCTACCTGCGCCCCGAAACCGCCCAGGGCATCTTCGTCAACTTCCACAACGTCCGCGAAACCTCGCGTCTGGCCGTGCCCTTCGGCATCGCCCAGATCGGCAAGGCCTTCCGCAACGAGATCGTCGCCCGCCAGTTCATCTTCCGCATGCGCGAGTTCGAGCAGATGGAGATGCAGTATTTCGTGAAGCCCGGCACCCAGATGGAAGCCTTCGAGGCGTGGAAAGAGAAGCGGCTCCAGTGGCATCTGGCCAACGGCATCCCGGCCAGCAAACTCCAGTACCACGTCCACGAAAAGCTGGCCCACTACGCCGACGCCGCGGTCGACATCCAGTACGAATTTCCGTTCGGCTGGCAGGAAATCGAGGGCATCCACTCGCGCACCGACTTCGACCTGAGCCGGCACCAGGAGTACTCCGGCAAGAAGATGGAGTACTTCGACACGCAGACGCAGGAGCGCTACATCCCCTACGTCGTCGAGACCTCCGCCGGCATGGACCGCACGATCCTGATGCTCCTCAGCGAGGCCTATCGCGAGGAGGCCGTCAACGGCGAGGAGGAACGCGTCGTCCTCAAATTCCACCCGAAGATCGCCCCGATCAAGGTCGCCATCTTCCCGCTCGTCAAGAAGGACGGCATGCCGGAAGTCGCCGAGGCCATCGATCAGGACCTCCGCCAGCACTTCAATACCTTCTACGACGAGAAGGGCGCCGTCGGCCGGCGTTACCGCCGCATGGACGAGATCGGCACCCCCTACTGCGTCACCGTCGACGGCCAAACGATCGAGGACGGCACCGTGACGGTCCGCGAGCGCGACTCGATGCAGCAGGTGCGCATCCCGAAGGAAAACGTCAGCACCTATGTGTTTGACGGGATGAGGAAATGGGGAGCGTGA